Sequence from the Paenibacillus tundrae genome:
CGTTCCTTAGCCCGGACGGGTTGATTACATCCATTCAGGGAGATAATCAGGATGACTACAAGGGCGGACTATGCCTTGCATGCTTCGATAATGATTATCCAACTCGTCTCGACTTTAATGGCGAAGAAAAATTCGGATGTAGTTGTTAGGAGATTAGGCTTATGGGAAGAAAAAGCTATAATGAGGGCGATATTTTTCTGATCCCGATGCATGATGGCCGTTTGGCTGTATGTCAGGTCGTAAGTGCATTGAGAGGCCGCTTCAAAAAGGCATTTTCATTCGGCGTGATGAGCATTCAGCATGACGAAACTGTAAGCTTTGAAGATCGCGAATTTCTTGTCTATCCTTATATGCAGCGAAAGAATAGCGTGATCTTCACGTCACCGGCATATCTCAAAGATGGAACATGGAGTATTATCGGTAACATCCCATTAACGCCAGCGAAAAAAGAACTGCAAGTATTTCAATGTGCGGGGCATTTGTACGATGGAGATGAGTATATCCGCAATCTCTCGCCGACAGAATACAGTCAGTATATTACGCTCGGCGTGGCAGGGTTTGAGTTGGTACAGAACCATTTATTAGAGATGAAACAGTAATATATTAGTTCAACTAAACTTTTTACACGAGAACGGAGAGGACAGAAATAACCTGAAGAAGCGAAGCGTTCGCCTTTATCTCCGGATTTTCCCTTTGAAGAAGGGAATCAAAAAAATCTGGAGATAACAGCGATCGGAGGTTATTCTGTCATCGGAGTGGCAAGTGTAAACATTCATTAGTTGAACTTAAATAAATACGATATTTGGAATGAAATATAGAACCAGATGAAGGGTGCGATGGTAGTGTCAGAAGCATACAAAAACGCCGGCGTCGATATCGCGGCAGGCAACGAAGCGGTAGAACGGATGAAAAAGCATGTGAAACGTACCTTCCGTCCGGAAGTCATGACAGACCTGGGTGGATTCGGTGCTCTGTTCGGCTTGAACAAGGACAAGTATGATGAGCCGGTACTTGTTTCCGGTACAGACGGCGTAGGAACGAAGCTGAAAATCGCGTTTGCTATGGATCGCCACGATACGATTGGAATTGACGCGGTAGCCATGTGTGTGAATGATATTGTCGTACAGGGCGCAGAGCCATTGTTTTTCCTCGACTATCTGGCATGTGACAAAGTCATTCCAGAGAAGATTGAAGCGATTGTTGCGGGGATTGCAGAAGGCTGTCATCAGTCCGGCTGTGCACTGATTGGTGGCGAAACGGCTGAAATGCCGGGGATGTACAGTGAAGGTGAGTACGATATTGCCGGATTTACCGTAGGTATTGTGGATAAAGCAAAAATCATCAACGGTACAACCATCGCTCCTGGCGATACGGTGATTGGACTTGCATCCAGTGGTGTACACAGTAACGGCTTCTCCTTGGTACGTAAGTTGCTGTTGGAGCAAGCTGGACTGAGTTTGCAGGACGAAGTGCAGGAGCTCGGTGGTAAGCTGGGCGATGCGCTGTTGGAACCTACGAAGATTTATGTGAAGCCATTGTTGTCCTTGCTGGAGAATGTAAAGGTAAAAGGTATGGCTCACATCACTGGTGGTGGATTTATTGAGAACATCCCACGGATGTTGCCAAGTAACGTAAACGTGGATATCGACTACGGCTCATGGCCAATCCTGCCGATCTTCAACCTGTTACAAGAGAAGGGCAATGTCACTAACCGTGATATGTTCACAACATTTAACATGGGGATCGGTCTTGTGCTGGTTGTTAATGAAGCTGATGCCGCGGAAGCTCTGCAACAACTGAAATCATCTGGTGAAGAAGCGTACATCATTGGCCGTGTTACCGAAGGAGATGTGCGAGTAACCTTCACAGGAGCGGATGTTTAATGACGAATTACCGGATTGCTGTATTTGCCTCGGGTGAAGGGAGTAACTTTCAGTCATTGGTCGATGCAGTGCGGAACGGGGGGCTGAATGCATCCGTTGAACTGCTGGTCTGTGACAAACCTGCTGCACGTGTCGTGCAGCGGGCACAGGATGCTGGCGTGGATTGCCATCTCTTCACCCCGAAGAATTATGATTCACGAGAAGCCTACGAGAAAGAGATCGTTGAAGTGTTAGAAACGAAAAATATAGATCTGGTCGTTCTTGCCGGATATATGCGTTTGCTCACTTCAGTCGTGGTGGATCGGTATGCAGGACGATTGATTAATATCCATCCCTCTCTTCTTCCAGCGTTCCCTGGCAAAGATGCTGTCGGGCAAGCAATAGAATACGGTGTGAAGATTACAGGTGTGACTGTTCATTTTGTGGATGGAGGTATGGATACAGGGCCTATTATTGCCCAGCATCCAGTACCGGTTTTGCTCGGGGATACGGCGGAAACGATCAGTCGTTCTATCCACGCTGCCGAACAACAGTTGTATCCAGAAGTTGTCTCTTGGTTCGCTCAAGGTCTGATCCAATTAAACGGACGCCACGTTACCGTTAACAAACCGGTTTGATATAAGTTGCCTCTTTTTACACGTTAACGGAGAAGACAGAAAAAACCTGGAAAAGCGAAGCGCTCGCCTTTATCACCGGATTTTTCCTTTGAGAAAAGG
This genomic interval carries:
- a CDS encoding immunity 26/phosphotriesterase HocA family protein, with product MGRKSYNEGDIFLIPMHDGRLAVCQVVSALRGRFKKAFSFGVMSIQHDETVSFEDREFLVYPYMQRKNSVIFTSPAYLKDGTWSIIGNIPLTPAKKELQVFQCAGHLYDGDEYIRNLSPTEYSQYITLGVAGFELVQNHLLEMKQ
- the purM gene encoding phosphoribosylformylglycinamidine cyclo-ligase, producing the protein MSEAYKNAGVDIAAGNEAVERMKKHVKRTFRPEVMTDLGGFGALFGLNKDKYDEPVLVSGTDGVGTKLKIAFAMDRHDTIGIDAVAMCVNDIVVQGAEPLFFLDYLACDKVIPEKIEAIVAGIAEGCHQSGCALIGGETAEMPGMYSEGEYDIAGFTVGIVDKAKIINGTTIAPGDTVIGLASSGVHSNGFSLVRKLLLEQAGLSLQDEVQELGGKLGDALLEPTKIYVKPLLSLLENVKVKGMAHITGGGFIENIPRMLPSNVNVDIDYGSWPILPIFNLLQEKGNVTNRDMFTTFNMGIGLVLVVNEADAAEALQQLKSSGEEAYIIGRVTEGDVRVTFTGADV
- the purN gene encoding phosphoribosylglycinamide formyltransferase, encoding MTNYRIAVFASGEGSNFQSLVDAVRNGGLNASVELLVCDKPAARVVQRAQDAGVDCHLFTPKNYDSREAYEKEIVEVLETKNIDLVVLAGYMRLLTSVVVDRYAGRLINIHPSLLPAFPGKDAVGQAIEYGVKITGVTVHFVDGGMDTGPIIAQHPVPVLLGDTAETISRSIHAAEQQLYPEVVSWFAQGLIQLNGRHVTVNKPV